Proteins from one Shewanella pealeana ATCC 700345 genomic window:
- a CDS encoding bifunctional OB-fold nucleic acid binding domain-containing protein/MaoC family dehydratase → MMSSFKPLPLATKISMPFWQALKEQSIQLQQCNSCDGWVFFPRNHCSHCLAHDLTWKPVSGDATLYTYTVARVPTMAEFKDESPQILAVVTLKEGVRMNTTLVGVQEKDIMVGMHLKPVFDQVDVKGNTLLRFTSVDSDLSVLEYQDPLANLARNSQGQVQVPITNLAALNALVTDEFSPWSEPLTVDQGLINGFADLSGDDYWIHTDPEKAAKESPFGTTIAHGSLVQVLQSRLPLTLPYEIVGFNTMVNYGSDRLRFPTPVPAGARIQSRARVKSVASTHKGLQLILEVHIHLVDNDRPSVINELVIFYR, encoded by the coding sequence ATGATGAGCAGTTTTAAACCATTGCCATTGGCAACAAAAATTTCTATGCCTTTTTGGCAAGCATTAAAAGAACAAAGTATTCAATTACAGCAATGTAATTCATGCGACGGTTGGGTCTTTTTTCCTCGTAATCATTGTAGTCATTGCTTAGCGCATGACTTGACGTGGAAACCCGTTAGCGGCGATGCAACTTTATATACTTATACCGTTGCCCGAGTACCGACTATGGCGGAATTTAAAGACGAGTCCCCACAAATTCTCGCCGTTGTAACGCTTAAAGAAGGGGTGAGAATGAATACCACCCTTGTTGGCGTGCAAGAGAAAGACATCATGGTCGGCATGCACTTAAAGCCTGTATTTGACCAAGTTGATGTCAAAGGTAATACACTTTTAAGGTTCACCAGTGTTGATAGCGATTTAAGTGTTCTAGAGTATCAAGACCCTCTGGCTAACCTAGCTAGAAATAGTCAGGGACAAGTTCAGGTACCAATTACCAATTTAGCTGCACTGAATGCGTTAGTGACCGATGAGTTTTCTCCATGGAGTGAGCCGTTAACGGTAGATCAAGGCTTGATTAATGGGTTCGCTGATCTTTCTGGCGATGATTATTGGATCCATACCGACCCAGAAAAAGCCGCTAAAGAGAGCCCGTTCGGCACGACGATTGCTCATGGCTCGTTAGTGCAAGTGTTACAGTCACGGTTGCCACTGACCTTGCCATATGAAATTGTGGGTTTTAATACCATGGTTAATTACGGTTCAGACAGATTGAGGTTTCCGACCCCAGTCCCAGCTGGCGCACGGATCCAATCACGCGCTAGAGTTAAATCGGTAGCCTCTACCCATAAGGGACTGCAACTTATCCTCGAAGTCCATATTCATTTAGTCGATAACGATAGGCCTTCAGTTATCAATGAATTGGTCATTTTCTACCGCTAG